A window of Miscanthus floridulus cultivar M001 chromosome 12, ASM1932011v1, whole genome shotgun sequence genomic DNA:
gggtccacggtgagctccgggatctcctcgagaccaccaTGGTGCAGCAAGCTAACAGTTCTGCCTCTCGACAGTGCAGGGGCgcctcggaccttcccatggCACCGCCTTGGCAGAATAGGGAGGCCTCGATACGTCTCGAGCCCGCTCAAGCACCGATAGCCCACCAAGTCCCCTTGCTGCTCGACTGCTTTGGCAACCAATGCGAGGcgtagggagaccatgaggtggtcagcaggcgacgatgccatgacaatgaggggcccaccTGGGGCAACCATCTGCACCGAGGTGGCCGTTATGATAGtgaggaggaccacagtccttctcttGAACCGCctagccctcgagtcttcagcagagccatccgcgctgctcatttcTTGGCCCAGTTTcagcaaccagccaacctcacgaagtatagcggcgagaccaatcctgaactttggcttgccgattaccgcctggcttgtcagctaggtggcgcagatgatgacctactcatcatccccaacctccccttgctcttgtcagactcggcacgagcctggctcaagcaccttcctccctcatagatccacgactggcgcgacttggttaggatcttcatcgggaatttccagggcacatatgtgcgccctggaaactcctgggatcttaagagctattGCCAGAAACCAgatgagtctctctgagacttcatccgaagcttctccaaacagtgcactgaGTTGCCCAGCGTTGGTGACTCAAaaatcatccaggctttcctctctggcaccacctgccgagacttggtccgagagttaggccagaacatgccgcgctcctcgacatcgccaccaacttcgccttaggcgaagaggctgttggggccatcttccccgacaacgatgccaaagggaagcggagggacgaggccctcaaggccttggctccccacctccccaagaaaaagaaaaagggttgcTAGGGGAAGCAGGACATCCTCAAGGCTGATCTGGTCGCGGCCGTAGAgcacaagaatccccgaggccctaggggccccaggctctttgacgacatgcttaggaaaccctgcccttaccaccagggcctggtAAAGCACACCCtcaaggattgctccatgcttcggcgttactatgccaagctcgggctccctgaCGACAATGCCAAGCAGAAAGACACCGACGACCGGGACGATgataaggacgacgggttccctaaggtgcacaatgccttcatgaccTTTgacggaccctcggcgtgccttacggcgcgccagcgaaagagggaacaccgagaggttgtctcagtcaaggtggccactccctgatACCTTGATTGGTCTCGGGagacgatcacctttgatcgagatgaccaccccgaccatgtcctgaatcctgggcagtacccactcgttgtcgaGCCAATCGTTGGCAACACcagactcaccaaggtgttgatggacggaggcagtggcctcaacatcctctacgccaacaccctggagctcctggagatcgaccggtcgtggCTCCGGGGTGACGccgtgcctttccacggcatcgtgccaaggAAACACACGCGACCCCTCGGATGCATCGACCTTGCTATTTGCTTcgacaccccctccaactaccataaagaggtccttaccttcgaggtggttagatttaggggaacctaccacgccatcctagggtgaccgtgctacgccaagttcatggcagtccccaactacacctaccttaagctcaagatgccaggtcccAACAGCGTCATCACAATTGAGTCCACATATGAACATGCATACAACTGCGATGTCAAGTGCAtcaagtacgccgaggctctcatggaggccgagaccctcattgcCAACCTTGACTGGCTCGATGGCGAGgggcctgactccaagcgtcgcgccgaGACGTTCGAGCCtgtggaggccatcaagctcgtcctagTTGACCCCGCCTGCCTCGATGactgggcgctgaggatcagcgccaccctcgacatcaaataggaagccgtgctcgttgactttctccgtgcgaatgccgatatgttcgcatggagtccctcggacatgtcgggcataccgagggaggttgccgagcacgccttggacatctgggccggctccagaccagtgaagcagcgcctacaccGATTTGACAAGGAAAAACATaggaccatcggtgaggaggtgcagaaactcttggcggccggattcatcaagtatcccatccagagtggttggctaaccctatgttagttaagaagaaaaatgggaaatggaggatgtgtgtagactacaccggtttgaataaagcctgtccaaaagtctccttcccattaccttgaatcgatcaaatcgttgactccactgcggggtgcgagaccctgtctttccttgatgcatattctggttaccatcaaatcgaGATGAAAGagcccgaccagctcgcgacttcttttatcaccccattcggcatgtactgctatgtgactatgcctttcggcctcagaaacataggggccacataccagcggtgcatgacccaggtctttggcgaccacattgggtaAACCGtcaaggcctatgtggacgacatcgtggtcaagtccagaaaggtcagggatctcgtcgacgacctgaagatagccttcaaatgccttagagagaagggcatcaagctcaaccccgagaagtatgtgttcggggtcccccgaggcatgctcttgggattcatagtctcggaatgcggcatcgaggccaacccggagaaggtctcggccgtgaccagcaTGGGACTGATCTAAGACcttaagggagtgcagagggtcatgggatgccttgcggccctgagccgcttcatctcacaccttggcgaaaaaggcttgcgtctgtaccacctcttgaggaaatccgaacgcttttcttggacccccgaggctgaagaagccctctccaagctcaaagcactgctcaccaatcctcctgtcctggtaccgtcggccagggatgaggccctcttactctacatcgctgCAACGCCCCAAGTGGTTAGCACGGTCGTAGTAGTagagaggtaggaagaggggcatgctctacccatccaacgaccaaTCTACTTCGTCAGCGatgtgctctctgagaccaaaacacgctacccccacatccacaagttgatctacgccatagtcttggctcggcgcaagctgcgtcactacttcgagtcccacccaatAACCATGGTgccgtctttccccttgggagagataatccataaccgagaggcctcgggtaggatagccaagtgggccattgaactcatgggggaaggcCTGACCTTTGCACCTTAGAAAGCAataaagtctcaggtcttggccgattttgtggctgagtggaccgacacccagctGCCGCCAGCTAAAATTTAGATGGAGTGCTAGACcgtgtacttcgacgggtccttGATGAAGATcgggggcaggcgcgggtctgctcttcatctcgccccttggagtacacatgcgctgcatggttcggctccacttcgctgcctccaacaacacagccgagtacgaagccttcgtcaatggcttgcagatcgccatcgaacttggagtacgacgtctcgacatCCAGGGTGACTCGCAGCTCGTTGTTGATCAAGTCATGTAGTCAAactacctcgaccccaaaatggaggcgtactgcaagttggtatgtcacctagaagacaagttcgacggtctcgaactcaaccacatcgcgtggaAATACAATAAGGCcacggatgaactggcaaagatggcctcggcacgggctctggtccccccgaacgtctttgctagGGACCTCCACAAGTCTTCCATTGACTATGCCTCGGCAGCAGAAGAGGGCCCATCGGCCGAACCCACCTCGgggctcgatgccccctctgccgccgagactccttcggccgagcccgaggtcatggaagtcgacaAGGAGCCTCCCTAGACCGACCAGGACATGGACTGGTGAGTCTCATTCCTTGATTGGCTCACTTAaggagagcttcctagtgacaaGACCAAAGCCCAACggcttgcgcgacaagccaaaacttacatcctctgcaacggcgaattatacaggcgaagtccatccggtgtcctccaacgatgcatcaccactgaggcaggccaagccctactttgggacttgcacatggGGGCCTGCaggcaccatgcggtgcctcggacgctcatcggaaacacctttcgccaagggttctactggccgacggcggttgccGACACCACCAAGTTAGTATGCTCTTGcaagggatgctagtactatgcgtggcagacgcacctcccggtccaggccctccaaaccatccccattacatggccatttgctgtgtgggggctcgacatggttaggcctctgcaaaaggcccccgggggctacacccatctactggtagcaatcgataagttctccaaatgaatcgaggctcgtccgatcaatcaaatcaaatccgagcaagcagtgctattcttcactgacatcatccacaggttcggggtcccaaataccatcatcactgacaacgggacgcagttcaccggccaaaaattcctgacattctgcgacgaccaccacatctgtgtggcctggtcgaccgtaggacacccaaggacaaatggccaagtagaacgtaccaacgacatgatcctacaaggcctcaagccaagaatttacaaccagttgaagaagtttggcaagaaatggctcgccgaactcctgtcggtcatctggagcctgaggaacacaccaagccgagccacggggttcacacctttcttcctggtctatggagccgaggctatcctccccactgacttggaatattgttccccgaggctacaggcctacaatgagcaaagcaaccgcaccacccgcgaggacgccctcgaccaactggaggaagcccgagacgtcgcgctactgcatttggccaagtaccagcaagccctatggcgctatcaggcccggtgCATTCGAAgctgagacttgaaggtaggcgacctagtgttgaggctgggacagagcaacaagggccgccacaagctgaccccaccgtgggaaggaccgtacatcgttgcccaagtgttgaagcccaggacctacaagctagccaacaagaagggtgaaatcctcacccacgcttggaacatagaacagctacgtcacttttacccttaaatttccaagcattgtatatattatttctcggaatacaattgagaagcgttctttagttgttctaatttttcgagaaaccccccctgAGTCCATCacgggtctcggcaatacgataacactataagggagactcggctctgcctctgcagaactgagcctccctcgggggctagatgggggactcccccctaagttcCACGCatcattttttagtcgttttttgaaaaaattccaacgccaaactctctagcacgctctgacgaatcggttgtaaaaaacccaaggaccaaaaagTATGTTCCAGGGACAGAAGGTCGGTAGAGTCACGAGACAGCCTATGCCCCTAGGCTAcgacactccctcaccacctttcgcccaaggggcggcttaggttctaaggaggttttttgcaaaagaaatctgatcagagacaacagagggcagaggctcagaaatacaagaaAAATGATTAAGAAACATGAGTACTTTAAGaagaggcctcgacggccacaagcgttacgatacaaagttaatccctattctatttacatggcctctagggcctaggtcaaggctcagggcctccagcatcggtagacggcgggggagggaccacctcctcttcgaatagctttGCCAGCGCCGTGCTAAGACCCtccgccacctccatcagcttcgtgaccacctcgtcagcctcctcgtcattgTTGGgtaggacgtagccatcgctgatggcttggaggtcaatgccgatgtagtgcgaggcgatgatggccagcgcgcgcttgacacccatgtgcagcgctcctcagAGCCGCTCGTGCACTTGGTCGCTCAGCACAAttagacggctcccaagggagctacctgactgaaccccctcgacctccagggcctcatAGGCGGTATGGGCGGCACCTTTCAGTgcgtcgtgctccccgatctcggtctcgagcactgcCTGCACCGTGacagaagcctcggctgcccgagtGACCTCCGCCTCCAACTCTGCGCCAAAGGAAATGGAGTgaggttgagcgcaaaggaaaacaagccaaaaaGGGATGGAAGCTtgtgggactcacccttggccttctgctcctagcgtcgggcctcgacccgagaggcctcgactTTCTCTCCCCAGCGCTAGGCCTCGACCCGGGAAGCCTTGGCCTTttccttcaggcgctgggcctcaACCCGAGAAGCCTCAGCTGCCCTTGAAGCCTCTCTCCCCAGCTCTTCattacaccagggagttaggaggtgaacacaagaaaagcgaataaaacgaggggaataggactcaccctcggcctttcccctccagaccataGCCTTAGTTCGGGAGGCCTCAACCaccgtaagggcctcatccaaggcacctttcatcagctaGTGTGCACTCTGCTCTGCTCCTAGCTAcccagcaaggaccttgcccAAGGTCATCAGTTCTTCAAcccaggacctgaaggcatcccaatCACCAGCGAtgtgggtcagctcctcctccgactccttgacccatgccaccaaaggggtgacctgctcctgggccatggccgcctcaACCTTCGCATCAGCACAACAAAGATGAAGGTCCTCCATGTCCATGCTCTGCACCGCCAGAAGCTCATTGGCGCccgcaagcaggcccttttgccgctggagttggtcccagacatccctctcccactggagaaagaccgacttcccaagggaccgggtctcgagctcctgaggaagcagaataggggtcatttactacaagaaaactcagaaaaagacaacactGCACGAGAAAAGAAAGCGCAAACCTAGGTGACTCtgggcagatcgtcggccaccatggacagcgcCGTCCATAGTGACCACTCCGCCAGCTGGTGGTATTGCTCAAAGGTGTCCCAGCGCTCGCCCTTGGCCGCATCCtcaagggcgaatagaggctccccctcagggttgtcccgACTCTACCATAGGAcacacgggtgatcccacccgtggggcttgggtcgtacccg
This region includes:
- the LOC136495514 gene encoding uncharacterized protein; translation: MAVPNYTYLKLKMPGPNSVITIESTYEHAYNCDVKCIKYAEALMEAETLIANLDWLDGEGPDSKRRAETFEPVEAIKLVLVDPACLDDWALRISATLDIK